Proteins co-encoded in one Pseudoliparis swirei isolate HS2019 ecotype Mariana Trench chromosome 7, NWPU_hadal_v1, whole genome shotgun sequence genomic window:
- the LOC130196163 gene encoding dnaJ homolog subfamily C member 13-like isoform X1 — protein sequence MNQSGFLLLSFLPSPPPIHRGTTCRVTRRGKNATHETFTVIGQSVCLSTFWGKITNEHSVNHKGPPTSQEPVKRILALTETCLVERDPASYNIVTIKPFGEVFALICDVDNPQVFTVEFIPDGNFADAVFRFNANISYSGVLHAVTQDGLFSENKEKLINNAILALLSQEAELPTLNTELERHFQAIRRLVASKAGFQAFTQLPKSGQGSGVTDATFREKLGVKTVKALKRNNSVTHAAVDMLCALMCPMHDDYDLRQEQLNKASLLSSKKFLENLLDKFITNVDHGTGALVISALLDFLTFALCAPYSGTTEGQQFDMLLEMVASDGRTLFKLFQQDRNNLVSRTDQWDPCCFLSIFFLLTKKPNILSSSCDTLGVFFIIQPGDELLLSTSDCHMRLQLDAGREEVNNALYGNRFDLVSSRPAVNRGGTFRVPVMLCNP from the exons atgaatcagtcgggtttcctcctgctctccttcctcccgtctccccctccgatacacagaggaacgacgtgtcgggtgacgcggcgcggaaagaacgcgacacacgaaaccttcaccgtgattggtcaatccgtttgtctgtcaacattttggggaaaaataaccaatgaacactcagtaaatcacaaaggacctcccacctcacag GAGCCCGTGAAGCGTATTCTGGCCCTGACGGAGACTTGTCTGGTGGAGCGAGACCCGGCTTCGTACAACATCGTCACCATCAAACCCTTTGGAGAG GTTTTTGCTCTCATCTGTGACGTGGACAACCCTCAGGTGTTTACGGTTGAATTCATTCCAG ATGGAAACTTTGCAGATGCAGTGTTCAGATTCAACGCCAACATCTCCTACAGTGGAGTGCTGCATGCAGTCACCCAAGAT ggtCTTTTCTCCGAGAACAAAGAGAAGCTCATCAACAACGCCATCCTGGCTCTCTTATCCCAGGAGGCCGAGCTGCCGACTCTTAACACGGAGCTGGAGAGACATTTCCAGGCCATTCGACGCCTGGTGGCCTCCAAGGCCGGCTTCCAGGCCTTTACCCAGCTGCCCAA GTCTGGTCAAGGGTCTGGAGTCACAGATGCAAC GTTCAGGGAAAAGTTGGGAGTAAAGACCGTGAAAGCTTTAAAACGGAACAACAGTGTGACGCATGCTGCTGTAGACATGCTCTGTGCACTtatgtgt CCGATGCACGATGACTACGACCTGAGGCAGGAGCAGCTGAACAAGGCCTCGCTGCTGTCTTCAAAGAAGTTCCTGGAAAACCTGCTCGACAAATTCATCACCAACGTG GACCATGGAACAGGAGCTCTGGTCATCAGCGCCTTACTGGACTTCTTAACCTTTGCCCTCTGCGCCCCCTACAGTGGAACCACAGAGGGCCAGCAgtttgacatgctgctggagatggTCGCCTCTGATGGACGCACCTTGTTTAAACTCTTCCAG CAGGACAGAAATAACCTGGTAAGTAGGACTGACCAATGGGATCCATGCTGTTTTCTTTCCATCTTCTTTCTCTTGACAAAAAAACCAAACATTCTTTCGTCTTCATGTGACACATTGGGtgtgttttttataattcaGCCAGGCGATGAACTATTATTATCTACGAGCGATTGCCACATGCGTCTCCAACTCGATGCAGGAAGAGAAGAAGTCAATAATGCATTATACGGTAATAGATTTGATCTCGTCTCTTCTCGTCCTGCTGTCAACAGAGGAGGAACGTTCAGAGTTCCCGTTATGTTGTGTAATCCGTAA
- the LOC130196163 gene encoding dnaJ homolog subfamily C member 13-like isoform X3 — MNQSGFLLLSFLPSPPPIHRGTTCRVTRRGKNATHETFTVIGQSVCLSTFWGKITNEHSVNHKGPPTSQEPVKRILALTETCLVERDPASYNIVTIKPFGEVFALICDVDNPQVFTVEFIPDGNFADAVFRFNANISYSGVLHAVTQDGLFSENKEKLINNAILALLSQEAELPTLNTELERHFQAIRRLVASKAGFQAFTQLPKSGQGSGVTDATFREKLGVKTVKALKRNNSVTHAAVDMLCALMCPMHDDYDLRQEQLNKASLLSSKKFLENLLDKFITNVDHGTGALVISALLDFLTFALCAPYSGTTEGQQFDMLLEMVASDGRTLFKLFQQDRNNLNPNQKPVILRKRRQRIKIEVNWEG; from the exons atgaatcagtcgggtttcctcctgctctccttcctcccgtctccccctccgatacacagaggaacgacgtgtcgggtgacgcggcgcggaaagaacgcgacacacgaaaccttcaccgtgattggtcaatccgtttgtctgtcaacattttggggaaaaataaccaatgaacactcagtaaatcacaaaggacctcccacctcacag GAGCCCGTGAAGCGTATTCTGGCCCTGACGGAGACTTGTCTGGTGGAGCGAGACCCGGCTTCGTACAACATCGTCACCATCAAACCCTTTGGAGAG GTTTTTGCTCTCATCTGTGACGTGGACAACCCTCAGGTGTTTACGGTTGAATTCATTCCAG ATGGAAACTTTGCAGATGCAGTGTTCAGATTCAACGCCAACATCTCCTACAGTGGAGTGCTGCATGCAGTCACCCAAGAT ggtCTTTTCTCCGAGAACAAAGAGAAGCTCATCAACAACGCCATCCTGGCTCTCTTATCCCAGGAGGCCGAGCTGCCGACTCTTAACACGGAGCTGGAGAGACATTTCCAGGCCATTCGACGCCTGGTGGCCTCCAAGGCCGGCTTCCAGGCCTTTACCCAGCTGCCCAA GTCTGGTCAAGGGTCTGGAGTCACAGATGCAAC GTTCAGGGAAAAGTTGGGAGTAAAGACCGTGAAAGCTTTAAAACGGAACAACAGTGTGACGCATGCTGCTGTAGACATGCTCTGTGCACTtatgtgt CCGATGCACGATGACTACGACCTGAGGCAGGAGCAGCTGAACAAGGCCTCGCTGCTGTCTTCAAAGAAGTTCCTGGAAAACCTGCTCGACAAATTCATCACCAACGTG GACCATGGAACAGGAGCTCTGGTCATCAGCGCCTTACTGGACTTCTTAACCTTTGCCCTCTGCGCCCCCTACAGTGGAACCACAGAGGGCCAGCAgtttgacatgctgctggagatggTCGCCTCTGATGGACGCACCTTGTTTAAACTCTTCCAG CAGGACAGAAATAACCTG AACCCAAACCAAAAGCCCGTGATCTTAAGGAAGAGACGCCAGAGAATAAAGATTGAAGTCAACTGGGAGGGTTAG